From the genome of Streptomyces sp. NBC_01317, one region includes:
- a CDS encoding MFS transporter, whose product MKPTVPPPPAALAAPPSPRTGAVVAVLASAGIVAALMQTLVVPLIGELPRLLDTTPADASWVITATLVAGAVATPVTGRLGDLYGKRRLMLVCVLLLVAGSVVCALSDSLLPAVAGRALQGSSMGIIPLGISMMRDILPPERVGSAIALMSSSLGIGGALGLPLAAVVAQNTDWHTLFWGAAGLGLVLGVFILLFIPAAPVRATGRFDFVGALGLGAGLVALLLAVTKGTDWGWGSGTTLGLLGTALVVLLVWGVWELRTRDPLVDLRTTARRQVLLTNLASVVVGFALYAQSLIVPQLLQLPSATGYGLGQSMVAAGLWMAPAGLVMMGVSPLGAKLSAARGPKVSLLTGSVIIMCGYALALVLMGSTWGLLVFTCISSAGIAFAYGAMPALIMSAVPVSETAAANGFNALMRSIGTSVSSAVLGVVLAHMTVSAGGFTVPSESGFRTGFAIGGGVALIAALVVVAIPGRKRVAATPLATSVPTSAPTSTATPPGDHPTPIPERSGS is encoded by the coding sequence GTGAAACCCACCGTTCCGCCGCCCCCGGCAGCCCTCGCGGCGCCTCCCTCCCCCCGTACGGGAGCCGTCGTCGCCGTCCTGGCGAGCGCCGGCATCGTCGCCGCGCTGATGCAGACCCTGGTCGTGCCCCTCATCGGCGAGCTGCCCCGCCTCCTGGACACCACCCCGGCCGACGCGTCGTGGGTGATCACGGCGACCCTGGTCGCGGGCGCCGTCGCCACCCCCGTCACGGGCCGGCTCGGCGACCTGTACGGCAAGCGGCGGCTGATGCTCGTCTGCGTCCTGCTGCTGGTCGCCGGCTCGGTGGTGTGCGCCCTGTCCGACTCCCTGCTCCCCGCCGTCGCGGGCCGCGCGCTGCAAGGGTCGAGCATGGGCATCATCCCGCTCGGCATCAGCATGATGCGCGACATCCTGCCGCCCGAACGGGTCGGCTCCGCCATCGCCCTGATGAGCTCCTCGCTCGGCATCGGCGGCGCCCTCGGCCTGCCCCTCGCGGCGGTCGTGGCCCAGAACACCGACTGGCACACCCTCTTCTGGGGCGCGGCCGGCCTCGGCCTGGTGCTCGGCGTCTTCATCCTGCTCTTCATACCGGCGGCGCCGGTCCGCGCCACCGGCCGGTTCGACTTCGTCGGAGCCCTCGGCCTCGGCGCCGGGCTGGTCGCCCTGCTGCTCGCCGTGACGAAGGGCACCGACTGGGGCTGGGGCAGCGGCACCACGCTGGGCCTGCTGGGCACGGCGCTGGTCGTCCTGCTCGTGTGGGGCGTGTGGGAGCTGCGTACGCGCGACCCGCTGGTCGACCTCCGCACCACCGCCCGGCGCCAGGTGCTGCTGACCAACCTGGCGTCCGTCGTGGTCGGATTCGCGCTGTACGCCCAGTCGCTGATCGTCCCCCAGCTGCTCCAGCTCCCCTCCGCCACCGGCTACGGCCTCGGCCAGTCGATGGTCGCGGCGGGCCTGTGGATGGCCCCGGCCGGCCTGGTCATGATGGGCGTCTCCCCGCTGGGCGCGAAGCTCTCCGCCGCGCGCGGCCCGAAGGTCTCCCTGCTCACGGGCTCGGTGATCATCATGTGCGGGTACGCCCTGGCGCTGGTCCTGATGGGATCCACCTGGGGCCTGCTGGTCTTCACCTGCATCAGCAGCGCGGGGATCGCCTTCGCGTACGGGGCCATGCCGGCGCTGATCATGAGCGCGGTGCCGGTGTCGGAGACGGCGGCGGCGAACGGTTTCAACGCCCTGATGCGCTCGATCGGTACGTCGGTCTCCAGCGCGGTCCTGGGCGTGGTCCTGGCCCACATGACTGTCTCGGCCGGCGGCTTCACGGTCCCGTCCGAGAGCGGATTCCGTACGGGCTTCGCGATCGGCGGCGGGGTCGCCCTGATCGCGGCACTGGTGGTCGTGGCGATCCCGGGCCGCAAGCGAGTGGCGGCGACGCCCCTGGCGACGTCCGTCCCCACGTCCGCCCCCACGTCCACCGCCACGCCGCCCGGCGACCACCCGACACCGATCCCGGAACGCAGCGGCTCGTAA
- a CDS encoding methyltransferase, whose translation MPRPPAPDIPARTAGTQRLLRAIERTRATPIPGAWADVLARVPRDAFLPDEVWLRDGEGGYVPCDRRLDPGGWMGAAYSDVPLLTQFVTESDGTRSPSSSASMPSMVLRLLEDAELGPGARTLEIGTGSGYNTALLCARLGDGLVTSVEVDAPLAARARENLAALSYSPAVIHTDGADGWLSRAPYDRVLATCSVRSVPASWLEQTAPGGRVVTPWDSGWSGYGTLRLTKLQDGRAEGTFAAYGSYMLINGQRTDIELFRDVLREGQTPDTGTTSLSPWAVAGADPALDFHLGLTVPGAWYSWDTESAAAHTRLWIADTTARSWARVDYDGRQSETFRTAQYGPRRLWDEIRASHDRWTRTGRPAIGRYGLTVTSEGQTAWLDSPDTPVAPP comes from the coding sequence ATGCCCCGCCCTCCCGCCCCGGACATTCCCGCCCGCACGGCCGGAACGCAGCGCCTGCTGCGTGCGATCGAGCGGACCCGCGCCACGCCGATTCCCGGCGCGTGGGCGGACGTTCTGGCGCGTGTCCCCCGGGACGCCTTCCTGCCCGACGAGGTGTGGCTGAGGGACGGGGAGGGCGGGTACGTGCCGTGCGACCGTCGGCTGGATCCGGGCGGGTGGATGGGCGCCGCGTACTCGGACGTACCTCTCCTCACCCAGTTCGTGACCGAGTCCGACGGCACCCGCTCGCCCTCGTCCTCCGCGTCCATGCCCAGCATGGTCCTGCGCCTCCTGGAGGACGCCGAACTGGGCCCCGGCGCAAGGACGCTGGAGATCGGCACCGGCTCGGGTTACAACACCGCCCTCCTGTGTGCCCGCCTCGGCGACGGCCTGGTCACCTCCGTGGAAGTGGACGCGCCCCTCGCCGCCCGCGCGCGCGAGAACCTCGCCGCCCTGTCGTACTCCCCCGCCGTCATCCACACCGACGGCGCGGACGGTTGGCTCTCCCGCGCCCCGTACGACCGTGTCCTCGCCACCTGTTCCGTCCGCTCGGTGCCCGCCTCCTGGCTGGAGCAGACAGCTCCCGGCGGACGCGTCGTGACCCCCTGGGACAGCGGATGGAGCGGTTACGGCACGCTTCGCCTGACGAAGCTCCAGGACGGCCGCGCGGAGGGCACGTTCGCCGCGTACGGCTCGTACATGCTGATCAACGGCCAGCGCACCGACATCGAGCTGTTCCGCGACGTCCTGCGCGAGGGCCAGACGCCCGACACGGGGACAACTTCCCTCTCCCCGTGGGCCGTTGCCGGGGCCGACCCCGCGCTCGACTTCCACCTCGGGCTGACGGTCCCGGGCGCCTGGTACTCCTGGGACACCGAGTCCGCCGCCGCCCACACCCGGCTGTGGATCGCCGACACCACCGCGAGGAGCTGGGCGCGCGTCGACTACGACGGCCGGCAGAGCGAGACGTTCCGCACGGCCCAGTACGGACCGCGCCGCCTCTGGGACGAGATCCGCGCGTCCCACGACCGGTGGACGCGGACCGGCCGGCCCGCGATCGGCCGTTACGGGCTGACCGTCACATCCGAGGGGCAGACGGCCTGGCTGGACAGCCCGGACACACCCGTGGCGCCTCCGTGA
- a CDS encoding TetR/AcrR family transcriptional regulator — MRVVTTRLPHVPHAPRSDAADNRARILDAARALFSADGLSVPIREIARRAGVGPATLYRHFPTKQALVTEAFADQMRACRALVDEGSADPDPWHGLCLVIEKICELHARDRGFTEAFMATFPTPTEVTASRAYTVKTVTELARRAKEAGHLRPDFLVPDDLILMLMGNQGIRAATPAAQVAASRRFAAFVIQVIQASPQHAPLPPAAWLAPAHF; from the coding sequence GTGAGAGTGGTGACAACCCGATTGCCTCATGTGCCGCACGCCCCGCGCTCCGACGCCGCGGACAACCGCGCGCGCATCCTCGACGCGGCCCGCGCGCTCTTCTCCGCCGACGGGCTGAGCGTGCCGATCCGGGAGATCGCGCGGCGCGCGGGGGTGGGGCCCGCCACCCTGTACCGCCACTTCCCGACCAAGCAGGCCCTGGTCACCGAGGCCTTCGCGGACCAGATGCGCGCGTGCCGCGCCCTCGTCGACGAAGGGAGCGCCGACCCCGACCCCTGGCACGGCCTCTGCCTGGTCATCGAGAAGATCTGCGAGCTGCACGCCCGGGACAGGGGCTTCACGGAAGCCTTCATGGCGACCTTCCCGACACCGACGGAGGTCACCGCGAGCCGCGCGTACACGGTGAAGACGGTCACCGAACTGGCCCGGCGCGCGAAGGAGGCCGGTCACCTGCGTCCCGACTTCCTGGTCCCGGACGACCTGATCCTCATGCTCATGGGGAACCAGGGCATCCGCGCGGCCACGCCCGCCGCCCAGGTGGCGGCCTCCCGGCGTTTCGCGGCCTTCGTGATCCAGGTGATCCAGGCCTCCCCGCAGCACGCGCCGCTCCCGCCCGCCGCGTGGCTGGCACCCGCGCACTTCTGA
- a CDS encoding zinc-binding dehydrogenase, with product MKAVSIREFGRPEGLVVVDVPDPVPAAGQVVIATEAIGVGGVDTLIRSGVLAAYGFKEGHIPGGEVAGTVTAVGDGVDASWVGRRVWGFTGTGGGYVEQAVAPVTEVLPLPADLSATDAVTLGSAGVVAHFGLARARFVPGETVLVRGAAGSLGIMAVQFAARGGAGAVAVTTSSGDRGERLRKLGATHVLDRSGSGSGSGSGSGGEDAPAGYDVIIDVVAGEHLPSFLDRLNPNGRMVVVGIVGGRPPADFGTRMTAAFQKSLSFSTLSTDTVPAADRATARAGHFAAASRGEIEAVVHELLPLDQAALAHRKMDAGEVFGRIVLTP from the coding sequence GTGAAGGCAGTTTCGATCCGAGAGTTCGGACGTCCCGAGGGACTGGTGGTGGTCGACGTCCCCGACCCCGTTCCCGCCGCCGGGCAGGTGGTGATCGCCACCGAGGCGATCGGCGTCGGCGGTGTCGACACCCTGATCCGGAGCGGGGTCCTGGCGGCCTACGGCTTCAAGGAGGGCCACATCCCGGGTGGTGAGGTGGCGGGCACGGTCACGGCGGTCGGTGACGGTGTCGACGCGTCGTGGGTCGGACGGCGGGTGTGGGGATTCACCGGCACCGGCGGAGGCTATGTCGAACAGGCCGTCGCGCCGGTCACGGAGGTCCTTCCCCTGCCCGCGGACCTGTCCGCCACCGACGCGGTGACGCTCGGCAGCGCGGGGGTGGTGGCGCACTTCGGGCTGGCTCGTGCCCGTTTCGTACCCGGGGAGACGGTTCTGGTACGGGGCGCGGCGGGCAGCCTCGGGATCATGGCGGTGCAGTTCGCGGCCCGGGGCGGGGCCGGCGCGGTGGCGGTCACCACGTCGTCGGGGGATCGCGGGGAGCGGCTGCGGAAGCTGGGCGCGACGCACGTACTGGACCGGTCCGGCTCCGGCTCCGGTTCCGGCTCCGGCTCCGGAGGGGAGGACGCTCCTGCGGGCTACGACGTCATCATCGACGTGGTGGCCGGTGAGCACCTGCCGTCGTTCCTCGACCGGCTCAACCCGAACGGCCGCATGGTGGTCGTGGGCATCGTCGGGGGCCGGCCACCGGCGGACTTCGGTACGAGGATGACGGCGGCCTTCCAGAAGTCGCTGTCGTTCTCCACGCTCAGCACGGACACCGTCCCCGCGGCCGACCGGGCCACCGCGCGAGCCGGGCACTTCGCGGCGGCGAGCCGGGGGGAGATCGAGGCGGTGGTGCATGAACTGCTGCCACTGGACCAGGCGGCTCTGGCGCACCGGAAGATGGACGCGGGCGAGGTCTTCGGCCGCATCGTACTGACGCCGTAG